The genomic interval TCATTTGAAATACTAGTGGACTGAGGGCAAGTAATCCTATTAAATTAGGCACAGCCATAAGGCCATTAAATACATCAGATATTCCCCAAACAATATCTAAAGACGCAACTGCACCTACGAAACTAAGAACAACCCATATCCAATTATAATATTTAACTGCATTTAAACCAGCAATATATTCTAAACTCTTTGAACCATAATAATACCAGCCTAATATAGTTGAAAAAGCAAATAATACTAATCCTAATGGTATTATATATGTACCAAAATTTGGTAATAAGGTACCAAATGCCGTAGTTGTTAAAGAAGCTCCTTCAAGGTTATTTTCTATAACCATGGCACCAGCTTCATTTACCTTTACTAATCCTGAAGTCAATATAACTAAAGCTGTCATTGTACATACTATAATAGTATCTATGAAAGCAGCGATTGAAGCAATAATACCTTCTGCTACAGGATCATCATTTTTAGACGCTGCATGAGCTATTGGTGAACTACCTAACCCTGCTTCATTAGAAAATACTCCTCTTGCTATACCAAATCTAATGACTGTTCCCAACAAACCTCCACCTACTGCCCTACCACTAAAAGCGTTTGCAAATATCATTTTAAAAGTGCCAGGTATTGCCGATGCATTAGCTAATATTGCTATTAGTCCACCTAAAATATAAAATAATGCCATAGCTGGTACTACTTTTTCTGTAACTTTTCCTATACTCTTTATTCCACCAATTATTACTGCACCAACTAGAAAAGCTAATATTGCTCCAGTAATTGCTGGCTTTATTCCAAAAGCTACTTCTACTGATTCAGAAATTGAATTAGCCTGAGTCATGTTTCCAATACCAAAAGAAGCAATTACAGCAAACAGAGCAAAGGCAAATCCTAACCAATCTGCAT from Tissierellales bacterium carries:
- a CDS encoding sodium:alanine symporter family protein, which produces MEAFQQFVGKAADVVWGPITIILLVGTGLYLSLGTRFIQFREMKNSIKLMFQENEGAEGDITPFQALSTSMAATVGTGNIVGVSSAIVSGGPGAVFWMWVSGAVGGATKYAEALLAVKYRETNEKGEKIGGPMNYISKGIKEQYDKNADWLGFAFALFAVIASFGIGNMTQANSISESVEVAFGIKPAITGAILAFLVGAVIIGGIKSIGKVTEKVVPAMALFYILGGLIAILANASAIPGTFKMIFANAFSGRAVGGGLLGTVIRFGIARGVFSNEAGLGSSPIAHAASKNDDPVAEGIIASIAAFIDTIIVCTMTALVILTSGLVKVNEAGAMVIENNLEGASLTTTAFGTLLPNFGTYIIPLGLVLFAFSTILGWYYYGSKSLEYIAGLNAVKYYNWIWVVLSFVGAVASLDIVWGISDVFNGLMAVPNLIGLLALSPLVFQMTREYDGNVGLGEVGTKKRLSTSRAGK